Proteins encoded together in one Shewanella acanthi window:
- a CDS encoding DUF3108 domain-containing protein: protein MRTIPLFVASLCALGQSTIAQAAPSPLTPQTAEYQVNFGDVELGKAKYQLPKMEDGIYKYSFDSDLSLLLLTDVRHVVSEFAQEGERLIPMRYLHKREGVGPNFTEQTAFAQDQGMIFTRYKDEKGKFPFNGDVFDPLMVQLQFRLDISSGKQPLDFKMIKDNEIDEYQFHVVGKERVTIESGSYETVKIEVVRDEKKRKKRQTFFWMAPELAYLPIRLTHFEKGSKQLDIKLLNYQFDDVPNAANSATAEGTEKKIPKLLGNSAQ from the coding sequence TTGCGTACCATCCCCCTGTTCGTTGCGAGTCTTTGTGCCCTAGGCCAAAGTACCATTGCCCAAGCAGCTCCATCACCATTAACTCCCCAAACAGCTGAATATCAAGTCAATTTTGGTGATGTCGAATTGGGTAAAGCGAAATACCAACTCCCTAAAATGGAGGATGGTATTTATAAATACAGTTTCGACAGCGATTTAAGTTTACTGTTATTAACCGATGTGCGGCATGTTGTGAGTGAATTTGCGCAGGAGGGAGAGCGACTCATCCCCATGCGTTACCTGCATAAGCGTGAAGGTGTTGGGCCCAATTTCACTGAACAAACCGCTTTCGCCCAGGATCAGGGAATGATTTTCACCCGCTACAAGGATGAAAAGGGGAAGTTTCCCTTTAATGGCGATGTGTTTGATCCACTGATGGTGCAATTGCAGTTCAGGCTAGACATCAGCTCAGGAAAACAACCTCTTGATTTTAAAATGATAAAAGACAATGAAATTGATGAATACCAATTTCATGTCGTCGGCAAAGAGCGCGTCACTATCGAAAGCGGCAGCTATGAGACAGTAAAAATTGAAGTGGTTCGCGATGAGAAAAAGCGTAAAAAAAGGCAAACCTTTTTCTGGATGGCACCTGAACTGGCTTATTTACCTATCCGCTTGACCCATTTTGAAAAAGGCAGCAAGCAGCTCGATATAAAACTGCTGAATTACCAATTTGACGATGTTCCAAATGCGGCAAACTCAGCCACGGCGGAAGGGACTGAAAAAAAGATCCCTAAATTACTTGGTAACTCAGCCCAGTAA
- a CDS encoding GGDEF domain-containing response regulator, translating to MNNPVEEALPDILIIDDDSTVVITLHKVLCHIGRIRFASDATQAFEMINEAKPNLILLDVELPDMNGLEVCTKLKSNHETKGIPVLFITSNIETGFEEKVFDAGASDYIVKPLKPRVVAARVQTHLAYHRAMEQLNKLAHTDSLSNLANRLTFDEQLDLEFRRAKRQHEPLTLVLIDIDEFKKYNDHFGHLAGDECIRNIGHILSSITKRPADLAARYGGEEFALILPNTQAPGVKVILKELINRVEQSSIHHAPNAMHSVVTISAGYTTLAAEECEQNLTATDLLQAADKALYISKHNGRNRCTFESLSQAYH from the coding sequence ATGAATAACCCCGTTGAAGAAGCGCTCCCCGATATTTTGATCATCGACGACGACAGTACCGTGGTTATCACCTTGCACAAGGTATTGTGTCATATCGGTCGCATTCGCTTTGCCAGTGACGCCACTCAAGCCTTTGAAATGATAAACGAGGCTAAACCTAATCTCATCCTGCTCGATGTCGAACTACCTGATATGAATGGCCTTGAGGTATGCACTAAACTCAAGTCGAATCACGAGACCAAAGGGATCCCTGTGTTATTTATCACTAGCAATATCGAGACGGGTTTTGAGGAGAAAGTCTTCGATGCTGGCGCGTCTGACTATATCGTTAAGCCGCTCAAACCAAGAGTGGTGGCAGCAAGGGTACAAACCCACCTCGCCTATCACAGGGCGATGGAGCAACTTAACAAATTAGCCCATACCGATAGTCTGTCGAACCTCGCCAACCGTCTCACCTTTGATGAACAACTAGATTTAGAATTTCGCCGAGCTAAGCGTCAACATGAGCCCTTAACCTTAGTCCTTATCGATATAGATGAATTTAAGAAATACAATGACCATTTTGGCCATCTTGCTGGCGATGAATGTATCCGCAACATAGGCCACATTTTAAGTAGCATAACCAAACGCCCCGCCGACTTAGCGGCGCGCTATGGCGGTGAAGAGTTTGCGCTGATATTGCCAAATACCCAAGCACCTGGCGTTAAAGTCATTCTGAAGGAACTGATTAATCGGGTTGAGCAGTCGAGTATTCACCATGCCCCTAATGCAATGCACAGCGTGGTGACTATCTCCGCGGGTTATACTACTCTGGCCGCCGAAGAGTGCGAACAAAACCTCACCGCAACAGATCTATTGCAGGCTGCAGATAAAGCGCTGTATATCTCTAAACACAATGGCCGCAACCGATGCACCTTTGAATCACTTTCCCAAGCATACCATTAG
- a CDS encoding CHASE domain-containing protein, protein MINRIFNRINTIVWWAPLLIGLFLTTCFASLLHYQNQIDNAAHVRSLANEAEQMIIQRFELFQYGLRGARGAVIAAGVNQITRGQFEDYMDSRDIDSEFSGALGFGFIRRVPMAEEAAFVEAARLDGAPNFKIKTLNPHDGDRFVIQYIYPIARNQQAVGLDIGSESNRRNAALNSARENKARITAPITLVQANKKARRGVLIMLPIYASNVPLDTPEQREAQVKGWSYAPLVVDDVLADLNNVMGQAQIVLVSKLDNDTFFSTERLTNTAYFPTEQVSRDIRVFGQQWTLILVPNSLAFEHQRWNIPWIVTLGLTLTFVCIFVLNLITTRAVKNVDESQEIPRGVKSMGLFLRSDTVKRSWPSALCILILIFCSTSWLILDKEQQTVSIKLRNSAKAAISAIEDTAKKYSEDAIFLANTPPIQELRDFQHQSLSSISAADKSWRDSLADIFKAYMLTTPDIFQVRLITAESGWHEQVKIQREGDELVRYEDKSLQNKSHEPYIKDTLRFAAGGVYMSNINLNREHGSIEYPERPVWRFSTPIFYDDGEPLGIIIINISALPFIKGIINDNSAAVTTYLTNADDEFIYHPDPSKMFVFEQGKSYRWQDEFQPVSSINIDVDNSHSFTSHQGRIWEQSQQFNMESATNPRVINLHSTVSQLPTLISVGSKILLLGLLLFILAFISSAVQYWLWLTTLVAEKDKWNAQLRHQQEKETLRFKGLIESSPEATLIVDQYGLIKMVNTEAEKMFGYTREQLENYSIERLIPSELRHHHATHIKNYTANPKTRRMGATKDLFAINAEGTEFPVEISLSAVSMENEMLVSVSVRNITERLDIERKLRTALEDAEQATQAKSAFLANTSHEIRTPLNAIIGLTHLLSNENLTEAQRRIVEKISLSGKSLLGIVNDVLDLSKIEANEMMLEPLPLELKDFLDEIGSIFSIQAETKNLHFALHLSQDLPLRVNADAIRLRQILVNLLSNALKFTSLGEITLSAEVVADLDDKESQETTTRIRFTVTDTGIGITASAQERLFNPFSQADISTTRRFGGTGLGLSIVQKLVFLMQGTLGVDSTDGKGSQFWVELPFDTNHLEETSLPEHTHQSLYVMIAEDNSQDAQVLQSLTRSLGWRADIVPDGKALLELFTSRLNQNLRLPDALLVDWQMPNLDGIKALKALIQTVGRENLPAVLMVSAHDRNQIAIEDTQHLIGSILQKPVNPSTLFNAVNEVVSQHTGLNEKVLHATATDAIKAKWLPDVRVLVVDDSETNLEVAAYILNQTGAIAATASSGKQAIQKMEMADRPYDAVLMDVQMPEMDGLEATRYIRETLGHTKLPIIALTAGALVEERRRALTAGMDDFLTKPISPSRLISVLRSQIARSRGHELAIEELKPTANDESEWPSIEGLNSERAQELLLGNKELFYTTLRHLLEENSNLTAELIEDIDEPDNQALRLSLAAQVHKMRSAAGMIGSEIIHTLATDAERQLREDNSQSYGTLSKLISALSQLTSASKDSLQEWDQSIKQTLTENASQLSEQISQETLNHLLQLLSDQDLSVLDLVEQHRESLLVTLGANHFEELLDSLRRLNFKQAKTILEAPIKRTGTVNE, encoded by the coding sequence ATGATCAATCGGATATTTAATCGCATTAATACCATTGTATGGTGGGCCCCCCTCCTGATTGGTTTATTTCTAACAACCTGCTTTGCTAGCCTGCTTCACTATCAAAATCAAATCGATAACGCTGCCCATGTTAGAAGCCTTGCCAATGAGGCAGAGCAAATGATTATCCAACGGTTTGAACTGTTTCAATACGGTTTGCGGGGCGCTCGGGGGGCCGTGATTGCGGCTGGGGTAAATCAAATCACCCGCGGACAATTTGAAGATTATATGGATAGCCGTGACATTGATTCCGAATTTTCTGGCGCATTAGGTTTTGGCTTTATTCGCAGAGTCCCAATGGCCGAGGAAGCCGCGTTTGTTGAAGCCGCCAGATTGGACGGCGCGCCAAACTTTAAGATTAAAACCCTCAATCCCCATGATGGTGACCGCTTTGTTATTCAATATATTTACCCTATTGCCCGCAATCAGCAGGCAGTGGGTCTAGATATTGGCTCCGAATCCAATCGCCGCAATGCTGCGCTTAATTCAGCAAGGGAAAATAAAGCCCGTATAACAGCACCAATTACTTTGGTTCAGGCAAATAAAAAAGCACGCCGTGGTGTACTGATAATGCTACCTATTTATGCGAGCAATGTGCCGCTGGATACGCCTGAGCAGAGAGAAGCGCAAGTTAAAGGCTGGTCCTATGCGCCTCTGGTTGTGGATGATGTGTTAGCCGATCTCAATAATGTCATGGGCCAAGCGCAAATCGTCTTAGTGAGTAAGCTTGATAACGACACTTTCTTTAGTACCGAGCGCCTAACAAACACTGCCTATTTTCCGACTGAGCAGGTTTCTCGCGATATACGGGTATTCGGTCAGCAATGGACCCTCATCTTAGTCCCTAATTCCTTAGCCTTTGAACACCAACGCTGGAACATTCCTTGGATTGTGACCCTTGGCCTCACACTGACCTTTGTGTGTATCTTTGTCCTTAACTTAATCACAACACGGGCCGTTAAAAACGTTGATGAATCTCAGGAAATCCCCCGAGGCGTTAAAAGCATGGGGCTATTTTTAAGGAGCGATACCGTTAAACGCTCCTGGCCCTCTGCACTTTGCATTCTCATACTGATTTTTTGTTCTACTTCTTGGCTAATTCTGGATAAGGAGCAACAAACCGTCTCAATTAAACTTCGTAATAGCGCCAAAGCCGCCATCAGCGCAATTGAAGATACTGCCAAAAAATACTCTGAAGATGCCATCTTCCTCGCTAATACGCCGCCGATTCAAGAGTTAAGGGATTTTCAACATCAATCATTATCCAGCATTAGTGCTGCGGATAAGAGCTGGCGTGATAGCCTCGCCGATATTTTTAAAGCCTATATGCTAACAACACCGGATATCTTTCAAGTCAGGTTGATTACGGCAGAGTCAGGGTGGCATGAACAGGTAAAAATCCAACGCGAAGGTGATGAATTAGTCCGATACGAAGATAAATCGCTACAGAACAAGAGTCATGAGCCTTACATCAAAGATACCCTCCGTTTTGCTGCGGGGGGGGTATATATGTCCAATATCAATCTCAACCGAGAGCATGGCAGCATCGAATACCCTGAACGTCCTGTGTGGCGTTTCTCAACCCCTATTTTCTATGATGATGGAGAACCACTTGGCATCATCATTATCAATATCAGTGCATTGCCCTTTATCAAAGGGATAATCAACGACAATTCAGCTGCAGTAACAACTTATCTAACTAATGCAGATGATGAATTTATTTATCATCCGGATCCCTCAAAAATGTTTGTATTTGAACAGGGTAAGTCCTATCGCTGGCAGGATGAGTTTCAACCGGTTAGTTCAATCAATATTGATGTGGATAACAGTCATAGTTTTACGAGTCACCAAGGTAGAATTTGGGAACAAAGTCAGCAGTTTAATATGGAGAGCGCGACTAATCCTCGCGTTATCAATCTCCACAGTACCGTATCTCAGCTCCCAACACTTATCAGTGTTGGGAGTAAAATTTTGTTACTTGGACTCCTCTTATTCATTCTGGCATTCATCAGCAGTGCCGTGCAGTACTGGTTATGGCTCACCACCCTTGTCGCAGAAAAAGACAAATGGAATGCACAGCTACGCCATCAGCAGGAAAAGGAAACACTACGCTTTAAGGGCTTGATTGAATCGTCACCCGAAGCCACCCTGATTGTGGATCAGTACGGCTTAATCAAAATGGTCAATACTGAAGCTGAAAAAATGTTCGGTTATACCCGCGAGCAACTTGAAAATTACAGCATCGAAAGGCTGATCCCCTCAGAACTTAGGCATCACCACGCCACCCATATTAAGAATTACACAGCAAATCCAAAAACTCGCCGGATGGGGGCAACCAAGGATTTATTTGCCATCAATGCCGAGGGTACTGAATTTCCTGTTGAAATCAGCCTTAGCGCCGTGTCGATGGAAAACGAAATGCTAGTGTCAGTGTCGGTGCGTAACATTACCGAACGACTTGATATTGAACGTAAATTACGTACAGCACTTGAAGATGCTGAACAAGCCACCCAGGCAAAAAGTGCATTTTTAGCCAATACCAGCCATGAGATCCGCACTCCATTGAATGCGATTATCGGGTTAACCCACCTGTTATCCAATGAAAATCTGACCGAAGCACAGCGTCGAATAGTTGAAAAAATTAGCCTTTCTGGTAAATCTTTGCTCGGAATTGTCAACGATGTGCTGGATTTATCTAAAATCGAAGCCAACGAAATGATGCTAGAGCCGCTGCCCCTCGAGTTAAAGGACTTTTTGGATGAGATTGGCAGTATATTTAGCATTCAAGCGGAAACCAAAAACCTCCATTTTGCGCTGCATCTTAGTCAAGATTTACCTCTGAGAGTCAATGCCGATGCCATTCGACTGAGGCAAATCTTGGTCAACTTACTGAGTAATGCCCTTAAATTTACCTCCCTAGGGGAAATCACGCTCAGTGCTGAAGTCGTCGCAGACCTTGATGACAAAGAAAGTCAGGAGACCACCACGCGGATCCGTTTTACAGTAACAGATACAGGAATTGGCATAACAGCCAGTGCACAGGAGCGATTATTTAACCCCTTTTCTCAGGCGGATATCAGCACGACACGCCGATTTGGTGGCACGGGTCTTGGACTGTCTATTGTACAAAAATTGGTTTTTTTGATGCAAGGCACCCTCGGTGTGGATAGTACCGATGGCAAAGGCAGTCAATTTTGGGTTGAACTGCCCTTCGACACTAATCATTTAGAGGAGACCTCTCTTCCAGAACATACGCATCAATCGCTGTATGTCATGATTGCTGAAGATAATTCGCAGGATGCTCAGGTATTACAATCATTAACCCGCTCGCTTGGCTGGCGTGCAGATATCGTGCCTGATGGTAAAGCCCTATTAGAGCTATTTACCAGCCGGCTAAATCAAAATCTGCGCTTGCCCGATGCCTTATTAGTCGATTGGCAAATGCCTAACCTTGATGGCATAAAAGCCCTAAAAGCGTTAATTCAAACCGTCGGCCGAGAAAACCTGCCCGCTGTACTGATGGTATCCGCCCATGATCGTAACCAGATTGCAATCGAAGATACCCAGCACTTAATTGGTAGTATTCTCCAAAAACCCGTCAATCCCTCAACATTATTCAATGCCGTGAATGAGGTTGTGAGCCAACATACCGGCCTTAACGAAAAGGTATTACATGCCACAGCCACCGATGCCATTAAAGCCAAATGGTTGCCCGACGTAAGAGTGTTAGTTGTAGACGACAGCGAAACCAATTTAGAGGTCGCCGCATACATTCTTAACCAAACGGGGGCCATCGCCGCCACAGCGAGCAGTGGTAAACAGGCCATTCAAAAAATGGAGATGGCTGACAGGCCATATGACGCGGTGTTAATGGATGTACAAATGCCAGAAATGGATGGCTTAGAGGCAACTCGGTATATCCGCGAAACCCTAGGGCACACCAAGCTGCCCATCATTGCATTGACGGCAGGCGCCTTAGTTGAAGAACGACGTCGAGCACTGACAGCAGGGATGGATGACTTTTTAACCAAACCCATAAGTCCTTCACGTTTAATCAGTGTACTACGGTCACAAATTGCTAGGAGTCGAGGCCACGAGCTCGCCATCGAAGAACTTAAACCCACCGCCAATGATGAAAGTGAATGGCCGAGCATAGAAGGCCTTAACAGTGAACGAGCACAGGAATTATTGCTCGGTAATAAGGAATTGTTCTACACCACACTAAGGCACTTGCTTGAAGAGAACAGCAATCTCACGGCGGAACTGATTGAAGATATAGATGAACCCGACAATCAAGCATTACGCCTCTCCCTCGCAGCCCAAGTGCATAAAATGCGCAGCGCAGCAGGGATGATAGGCTCTGAAATTATCCATACTTTAGCCACCGACGCCGAGCGGCAATTACGCGAGGATAACAGCCAATCCTATGGAACATTGAGCAAATTAATTTCTGCACTCAGTCAGTTAACTAGTGCTAGCAAAGACAGTCTTCAAGAATGGGATCAATCAATTAAACAAACGTTGACTGAAAATGCCAGCCAATTGAGTGAACAAATTTCACAAGAAACCCTTAACCATCTTTTGCAATTACTGTCGGATCAGGATCTGAGTGTATTGGATCTCGTCGAGCAACATCGAGAAAGTTTATTGGTGACACTGGGCGCCAATCATTTTGAAGAATTGCTAGACTCTCTTAGACGGCTAAACTTTAAACAGGCTAAGACAATCCTTGAAGCCCCGATAAAGCGTACAGGAACAGTAAATGAATAA
- the def gene encoding peptide deformylase: MAVLPILTIPDERLKRKAQPVKDIEAIQGFIDDLIETMYHTDDGIGLASTQVGSTDAVIVIDLSEDRSEPMVLINPEIVEKSGEYVGEEGCLSIPGYRAKVTRFEKVKVTALDRKGQPLEIETDDFLAIVLQHEIDHLHGKVFIEHLSALKQQIALKKVRKYA; the protein is encoded by the coding sequence ATGGCTGTACTTCCTATTCTGACTATTCCGGACGAGCGTTTAAAGCGTAAGGCTCAACCTGTAAAGGATATTGAAGCGATTCAAGGTTTTATTGATGATCTCATCGAAACAATGTATCACACCGATGATGGTATTGGTTTAGCTTCAACCCAAGTGGGTAGCACAGATGCAGTTATCGTGATTGACTTATCCGAAGATCGCTCAGAGCCTATGGTGCTGATTAATCCTGAAATTGTTGAAAAATCTGGCGAGTATGTTGGCGAGGAAGGCTGTCTTTCGATTCCTGGCTATCGTGCTAAAGTGACTCGCTTCGAAAAAGTCAAAGTCACGGCACTTGACCGTAAAGGACAGCCACTAGAAATTGAAACTGATGACTTTTTAGCAATCGTACTGCAACACGAAATCGATCATTTGCACGGTAAAGTGTTTATCGAGCATTTATCTGCACTAAAGCAACAAATCGCCCTTAAAAAAGTGCGTAAGTACGCTTAA
- a CDS encoding class II glutamine amidotransferase, protein MCELLAMSANVPTDIVFSFTGLAERGGVTGPHVDGWGITFYEGKGSRTFKDASPSSESHIAKLIKSYPIKSEVVISHIRQANRGCVSLENTHPFTRELWGQYWTYAHNGQLSDYQDKFQVSRYQSVGDTDSELAFCWILERVATQFGDKRPEDMTLVFRFIATLAEEIRALGVFNMILSNGEYLMSFCSNNLCYITRRAPFGKAKLIDTDVVIDFNQETTPHDVVTVIATRPLTENEQWHVMQPGDWKLFRLGELIIDLQHRH, encoded by the coding sequence ATGTGTGAATTACTGGCAATGAGTGCCAATGTCCCTACCGATATTGTGTTTAGTTTTACTGGCTTAGCCGAGCGCGGTGGTGTGACAGGTCCCCATGTCGATGGCTGGGGCATTACCTTTTATGAGGGTAAGGGGAGTCGTACCTTTAAGGATGCGAGCCCTAGCAGCGAGTCACATATTGCCAAATTAATTAAATCCTACCCCATCAAAAGTGAAGTGGTGATAAGCCATATCCGACAGGCGAATCGCGGCTGCGTTTCTTTAGAAAATACGCATCCATTTACCCGCGAACTTTGGGGGCAATATTGGACCTACGCCCACAATGGCCAATTAAGCGATTATCAGGACAAATTCCAAGTGTCCCGCTATCAAAGCGTGGGGGATACCGACAGTGAACTGGCCTTTTGTTGGATTTTAGAGCGAGTCGCCACTCAGTTTGGCGATAAGCGCCCTGAGGATATGACTCTCGTGTTTCGGTTTATTGCCACGCTCGCCGAGGAAATCCGTGCCCTCGGGGTGTTTAATATGATCCTAAGTAATGGTGAGTATTTAATGAGTTTTTGCAGTAACAATCTTTGTTACATCACTCGCCGCGCGCCCTTTGGCAAAGCCAAATTAATTGATACTGATGTAGTGATTGATTTTAATCAGGAGACCACGCCACACGATGTCGTGACCGTCATTGCGACTAGACCATTGACCGAAAATGAACAGTGGCATGTGATGCAGCCTGGTGACTGGAAACTGTTTCGGCTCGGCGAACTTATCATCGATTTACAGCATCGACATTGA
- a CDS encoding two-component system response regulator — protein sequence MFSVSGSTPRILLIDDDAVQITLLNQVLKAIGQVYFEQNSHDALAQAINIKPDIILLDIQMPGLNGYQVLAQIKATPAIQNTPVIFITSQDSIEDQLRCLNDGAVDFIAKPLHPAIVAARVQTQLMIRNQARQLVDLYRHAQVTLDSIGDAVITTDKHCAITYMNPAAELLIGMTSSDAKGKAIEEVMPLRIGDDGPIHINPVRIAMDEQRVVGMALNCKLHNQAGHWIPVEDSAAPLISESGEVIGGVIVFDDINESRAMALKMSHTLQHDQLTNLPNRFLLMEHLSAEMQKTEHNQNKLGLILLNINRFKLINEDFGFDFGDELLKKIASRIKGLLHNGEIVSRHNADEFMILVPDINHPSDLANFALALKENIAQFAKLHPEINNFSISMGLSIFPEDATNAQTLMLHADAALNRAKRDARHDGVCFYSDEMESYNISRRARYIQLKNAITHRQVIALYQPMVNATTGKVEAVEALMRIKDNDNNLVPPNEFISIAEETRLIIPLGEQMIHIALAQLRDWHEKGFNLRMCLNISPIQFLDPHFVPFFLSAIERHRVKPDLIELEVTESLMLQNLQQVTCDMVQCRNLGISISIDDFGTGYSCLSYLKDLPVDVLKIDRTFVKALWDQNADHALVHTIAQLAKGMGLKSVAEGVESAYQVKRLNEMGVTLLQGYYFSRPIPADAIKAEYPL from the coding sequence ATGTTTTCAGTCAGCGGATCGACACCACGCATTCTCTTAATTGATGATGATGCGGTCCAAATAACATTACTTAACCAAGTGCTGAAAGCGATTGGTCAGGTGTATTTTGAGCAAAATAGCCATGATGCCCTTGCCCAAGCCATCAATATTAAACCCGATATCATCCTGCTCGATATCCAAATGCCAGGGCTTAACGGTTATCAAGTGTTAGCCCAAATTAAGGCCACCCCTGCAATTCAAAATACCCCAGTGATCTTTATTACCTCGCAGGACTCAATAGAAGATCAGCTCCGTTGTCTCAATGACGGTGCGGTGGACTTTATTGCCAAACCCCTGCATCCGGCAATTGTGGCCGCGAGGGTGCAAACACAGTTGATGATCCGCAACCAAGCAAGGCAATTGGTCGATCTCTACCGCCATGCCCAGGTGACATTAGATTCCATCGGCGATGCAGTGATCACAACCGATAAACATTGCGCTATCACCTATATGAATCCCGCCGCCGAATTACTCATTGGGATGACATCAAGCGATGCAAAAGGCAAAGCGATCGAGGAGGTCATGCCCCTTCGAATCGGCGATGACGGGCCTATCCACATTAACCCTGTCCGAATCGCGATGGATGAGCAACGTGTGGTGGGCATGGCTCTGAACTGCAAGTTACATAATCAAGCAGGACATTGGATTCCCGTCGAAGACAGTGCCGCCCCACTGATTTCAGAGTCGGGTGAAGTGATTGGTGGCGTGATTGTGTTTGACGATATCAACGAGTCCCGCGCTATGGCGCTTAAGATGTCCCATACCTTGCAACACGACCAACTGACGAATTTGCCCAATCGCTTTTTACTGATGGAGCATCTGAGTGCTGAGATGCAAAAAACCGAGCACAATCAAAATAAACTCGGACTCATACTGTTAAATATTAATCGATTCAAACTGATTAATGAGGATTTTGGCTTTGACTTCGGCGATGAACTCCTCAAGAAAATCGCCTCTCGTATCAAAGGTCTTTTACATAATGGCGAAATCGTCAGCCGACATAATGCCGATGAATTTATGATTTTAGTCCCTGACATTAACCACCCCAGCGACTTAGCCAATTTTGCCTTAGCCCTTAAAGAAAACATCGCTCAATTTGCCAAACTCCATCCCGAAATTAACAATTTTTCCATCAGTATGGGATTAAGTATTTTTCCCGAGGACGCAACCAACGCCCAAACCTTAATGCTTCATGCCGATGCGGCGCTAAACCGTGCTAAGCGTGATGCCAGACATGACGGTGTTTGCTTCTATTCCGATGAGATGGAGTCCTACAATATTTCGCGCCGCGCCCGTTATATCCAGCTTAAAAATGCCATTACCCACAGGCAAGTCATCGCCCTTTATCAACCCATGGTGAATGCGACCACGGGTAAAGTCGAAGCCGTAGAGGCCTTGATGCGAATTAAAGACAACGATAACAATTTAGTGCCGCCAAATGAGTTTATCTCGATAGCCGAAGAAACACGGCTCATCATTCCCCTTGGCGAGCAAATGATCCATATTGCCTTGGCGCAATTGAGGGATTGGCATGAGAAGGGATTTAACCTGCGCATGTGCCTCAACATCTCCCCTATCCAATTTCTCGATCCTCATTTTGTCCCCTTCTTCCTCAGTGCTATTGAGCGCCATAGAGTCAAACCTGATCTGATTGAACTTGAAGTGACCGAGAGTTTAATGCTGCAAAATCTGCAACAGGTCACCTGTGATATGGTGCAATGTCGCAATCTGGGCATTTCAATCTCCATAGATGACTTTGGCACTGGTTATTCTTGTCTTAGCTATTTAAAGGACTTACCCGTAGATGTCCTTAAAATTGATAGAACATTTGTGAAAGCGCTTTGGGATCAAAATGCGGATCACGCATTAGTGCACACCATTGCCCAGCTTGCAAAGGGTATGGGGCTCAAGTCCGTTGCAGAAGGAGTTGAAAGTGCATATCAAGTCAAAAGATTAAATGAAATGGGGGTCACACTATTACAGGGGTATTACTTTTCAAGGCCCATCCCCGCCGATGCAATTAAAGCGGAATACCCACTATGA
- a CDS encoding MGMT family protein, whose amino-acid sequence MGYSKEHSPIAALLAQDERITNQAKSTAQVHPMARIWQVIAMIPKGKVTSYGKVADFAGLPGRARYVSKALKAAPEHLALPWFRVLNSQGKISFEKNSAYFQEQLELLRIDGIAVNCGKVDLSEYEWQPDLATLVLSLSF is encoded by the coding sequence ATGGGGTACTCAAAGGAACATTCACCGATAGCAGCCTTATTAGCGCAGGATGAACGCATCACAAACCAAGCCAAATCCACAGCACAAGTCCACCCTATGGCCAGAATATGGCAAGTCATCGCGATGATCCCGAAAGGAAAAGTCACAAGCTACGGCAAGGTTGCCGACTTTGCCGGACTCCCCGGTAGGGCGCGATACGTCTCTAAGGCGCTGAAAGCGGCGCCCGAACATCTCGCCCTACCTTGGTTTAGGGTACTTAATAGCCAAGGGAAAATTTCCTTTGAAAAAAATTCAGCCTACTTTCAGGAACAATTGGAATTATTACGTATTGACGGTATTGCGGTGAACTGTGGCAAAGTAGATTTGTCTGAATATGAGTGGCAACCGGATTTAGCAACTTTAGTACTGTCTTTGTCATTTTAG